The Streptomyces griseiscabiei genomic sequence CGTCGAAGACGGCGGTGGTGACCGGGCCCATCTCCACCGGGTCCTGGGTGAAGCGCACCCCGAGGCCGTGCAGGCGCGTGTACTCGGCCCGTACGTCGTCGACGGCGAACTGGGCGAGCGGGATGCCGTCCTCGACGAGCGCGTCGCGGTAGGTCCGGGCGGCCGGGTGCCCGGCGGGCTCCAGGAGGAGTTCGGTGCCGTCGGGCTCGTCGGGCGAGACGACGGTCAGCCAGCGGTCCTTCTCGCCCAACGGGACGTCGTGCTTCTTCACGAAGCCGAGAATCTCGGTGTAGAAGTGCTCGGCCTTGGCCTGGTCGTCGACGAAGACGCTGGTCAGATGGATCTTCATGGGGTGTTCTCCTTCGGTCCGGAGGCGCCGGGCACGTGCCAGCGCTCGGCGATCCGCCGCAGCGGGGTGGTGTCGAGGTCGTGGAACTTGTAGCGGCCCTCCCGCCTCGTCCGGACGAGTCCGGCGCTCTCCAGCACGGCGAGGTGCTGGGAGACCGCCTGTCGCGAGATCCCGAGCCCGTGCCTCATGCTCAGCCGGGAACAGATCTCGAACAGTGTCTGTCCGGATTTCTCGGTCAGCTCGTCGAGGATGGTGCGGCGGGTGGGGTCGGCCAGGGCTTTGAACAGGTCGTCGTCGGCCACGACCCAGCATAGGCAAGTAGCCACTTGCCTATCAAGTCGGGCGACCCCCGCACACGACACCCCACGGATCACCGAGGGACGGCTCTCACAGCCCGAACAGTTCCGCGCCGTTGTCGTGGCACACCGCCCGCAGCCACTCCTCCCCCAGGTCGAGCCGTTCGAGGGCGCGGAGCTGATGCAGGTACGGGTAGGGGATGTTGGGGAAGTCGGAGCCGAGGAGGACCCGGTCGCCGAGGGCGGTCAGCCGGGGCAGGGCCCGGCGGGGGAAGGGCGCCAACCGTTCGGTGAAGTCGGTGAACGCCATGGTCGTGTCCAGCCGCACCTCCCGGTACCGCTCGGCGAGGCCGAGGAACTCCTCGTACTCGGGCATCCCCATGTGCGCGAAAATCAGCCGCAGCCGGGGGTGGCGGGCCAGCACCCGCGCGATCGGCTCGGGGCCGGTGTGCTTGCCGGGCGCGGGGCCCGAACCGCAGTGGATCACCACGGGAACACCGGCCTCGGCGATCGCTCCCCAGGCCCGGTCCAGGAGTTCGTCGGCCGGGTCGTACGCCCCCACCTGCACATGCGCCTTGAAGACGCGCGCGCCCGCCTCGATCGCCTCCCGGACGTACGTCTCGGCGTCCGGCTCGGGGAAGAGGGTGGCGGTGTGCAGACAGTCGGGGGTGCGGCGGGCGAAGTCGACCGCCCAGCCGTTCAGCCACCGGGCCATGCCCGGCTTGTGCGGGTAGAGCATCGCGGTGAACGCCCGGACGCCGAACTCCCGGAGCAGGGCGGCCCGCCGACCCTCCTCCTCGCGATAGGTGATCGGCCACTCCATCCCGCCGGTCAGCGGTCCGAGCCCGTCGAAGTACTCCCACACCTTGTGCAGCACCCGCTCGGGCATGAAGTGCGTATGGACGTCGACCAGCCCGGGAAGGCCGAGCGACTCCCAGAACCGGCGGATCTCCCCGGCCTCGGTACCCGTGTACACGTCAGTCATGGTCCTACGATCGGCTCCCGTGGAGCGGATGGTCCACACCCGGCCCCTGTGCCGTGCCTCTCCCGCCGCCCGCGAGCCGGTGTGGACCTCGCCGGTCCGGGCACTCGGCCGTCGACCGAGGGGGCGAGCCGGAGGTGCGGCATGGCAGTACGGCATCGGCTGATCAAGGCGAGCCCGCGGACGGTGTGGGCCGTCCTCGCGGACGGCACCCGGTACGCCGAGTGGGTGGTGGGTACGTCGGCCTCCGAGCCGGTGCGGGGCCAGTGGCCACGGCTGGACTCCGCGATCGGCTACGAGATCCGCCTCGGCCCGCTGCGGCTGACCAACGAGACCGTGGTCCGGCATGTCGAGGAGGGCCGTGAACTCGGGCTGGAGGCGCGGGCGGGCGCGCTGGGCACGGCGCGCATCTCCATCGAGCTGCGGCCCTGGGGACCGTACTGCCTGGTGATCGCGGACGAACACCCGCTGCAGGGTGTGGGCGGAGCGCTCCACAACGTGGGCGTGGAGGCGCTGATCCAGCTGCGCCACTGCGCGATGCTGGCCCGCCTCGCCCACCTGTGCGAGGAGCGGCCCGAGGCCCCGGCGGAGCCGGAGACCGGCTCCGAGGCCGGACGGCCGCCGCGCGCCCGGCGGCGCGGGGCGACGGCGCGCGGCAGCGGCGGCCATGCCTGACGCGGTGGTGATCGGCGCGGGCCCCGACGGGCTGGTCGCCGCGAATCTGCCGGCCGGCGCGGGATGGAGCGTCGAGGTCCCGGAGGAGCAGCCCGAGCCCGGCGGCGCGGTGCGCCACGACACCGGGGTCGACCCCTAATTCGTCAGCGACCTCGTCAACTCCTTCCACCCCCTTGCCGCCGCGTCCCCGATGCCGGCCCGGCTCCGTCTCGACGGGCGGTGCGCGGTCCTCTCCCGTGAGATCGACACCACCGCCGACTCCCTCGACGCCTTCCACCCGGGCGACGGGGACGCCCGGCGACGCCTGCACGGAACCTGGAAGCCGCTGGGCACCGACATCGTGGACACCCCGGAGGCCGCGGGCAGCGGCGGCTACGGCCGGCCGGTGTCCATGCTCGGACCGCCGGGGTGCTCACCGACGACGGCTAGACGGTGACGGGGCGGACCAGCTGCCGACCCAGCTGACGGCCGACCTGCAGCGCTTCCCGTGGGACTTCGCGTCTCCCACCGGCTGCGCCTGGCCCAGCCGACCCGGGCCGCGATCCCGCTCCTCGTCCTCCGGGCGGCCAGGCCTGGTCCTGGTGCGACAGTGGCGTCGTCGACCGATTCCGGCGTGGCGCATGATTCCGGGGCGACATGGGGACTGTCCGTGATGATCCGGTCACTTTGTGGCACCTTCGATGCCGGACATCGGGCGAGGAGAAGCGTATGGATGCGGGCAGGCGGCGGTTTCTCGGGGGGTGGGGAGCCGTGGCGGCGGGGGTCGCGGCGCCACTCGCCCTCCCTCTGGAGACGGCGACGGCTTTTCGGGGCTCCACCCCGCACGAGCGGTTCATGTGGCTGGCCGTCGAGGAGGCCCGCAAGAACCCGGAGTGGCCGTTCGGCGCGGTGATCGTGGACTCCCGTACCGGTGCGGTCCTGGGGAGCGGGGTGAACTCCGGGGCGGACAGTCCGCTGCTGCACGGCGAGGTGGTCGCGATGAACGACTATGTGCGGCGGCAGGGCAACCAGGGCTGGGCCGGGACGACGCTCTACACCACGGGTGAGCCCTGTTCGATGTGCATGAGCGCGCTGGCGTGGGCGGATGTGCGGCGCGTCGTCTGGGCCAGCTCGATCGACGAGATCCGCCGCACCGACATCATCCAGATCGCCCTGTCCGCACGGGAGGTGGCCGCCGCCGCGCGGTCCTTCTACACCCCGGACCTCCTCCTCGGCGGTGTACTGGCGGACCACACGAACCAGCTCTTCCGGGAGGCCAGGCGGCTGCGCGAGGGCCGGACCCTCCCCGACGCCCTCAGACGGCCTTGATCTTCTTCATGGTCAGGTGGGACTCGGTGCGCAGGACGCCGGGCAGCCCGGTGAGCCTGTCGGTCAGGAAGGCCTCGTACGCGGCGTGGTCGGCGACGGCGACGCGGAGGAAGTAGTCGGGACGGCCGAAGAGACGCCGGAACTCGATGACCTCGTCGTACGAGGCGACGGTCTCCTCGAACGTCTGCACGGTCGCGCGGTCGGTGGCGGAGACCTCGATGTCGACGAGAACCTCCAGACCGCGCCCGACCGCCGCCGGGTCGACGACGGCGCGATAGCCGGCGATGACCCCCGCCTCCTCCAGGCGCTTGACGCGGCGCAGACAGGGCGGCGGGGTCAGGCCGACCCGTTTCGCCAGCTCGACGTTGGTCAGCCGACCGTCCTGGAGCAGGTGAAACAAAATATCGTGATCGATGGGGTCCATATGCATTTCATTGCTCATGAGGGAAGTCTAGAGCCATAATCAGCAACCATAGAACGCTCCATTGCTTCTAATATTTCCCCATGGGAATACCTACGGTCGTCACCGAAGCCCCCGCCCGGCCCACCCGGTCCGCCGCCTTCAAGGACTCCGCCGCAGTGGGCCTCGGCCTCGTCCCGCTGGGCCTCGCCTTCGGTCTGCTCGTGACGCAGTCGGGGCTGGACTGGTGGTGGGCCACGGCGTTCACCACCCTGATCTACGCGGGGTCGTTCGAGTTCCTGCTCATCGGTCTGGTCGTCTCCGTAGCCCCCTTGGCGACCGTCGCGGTGACCGCGTTCCTGGTGAACATCCGGCATGTCTTCTACGCGCTGTCCTTCCCGCTGGACCAGGTGAAGGGCCGCCCGGGCAGGGCCTACAGCACGTTCGCCCTCACCGACGAGGCGTACGCGCTGGCCACCGGCGAAAGGGCCCGCCACTGGCCGGGGCGGCGGATCGTATGGCTCCAGGTGTTCCTGCACGTGTACTGGGCGGGCGGGGCCACCGCCGGAGCGCTTCTCGGCATGGTTCTCCCCGGCAGCGTGACCGGACTGGACTTCGCCCTGACCGCACTGTTCGCCGTCCTCGCGCTCGACGCGCTGCGTGACCGTCGCGGCGACGTGCCGACACCCGTCCTGGCGCTGCTCGCGGCCGTGGTGGCCAGGCTCGTGTTCCCCGGACAGTTGCTCCTGGCCGCCTTCGCCCTGTTCACGGCCGGGCTGCTGGCCCGCCGCTTCGCCACCGGCCGGGAGCCGCGCCATGCCTGACACGCCCTACCTCATCGCCGCGGTCACCGTCTCCGCCGTCGTCACCTGGGGCCTGCGCGCCCTGCCGTTCGCCGCTCTCGCCCCGCTGCGATCCAGCGGAACCGTCCAGTACCTCAGCACCCGGATGCCTGCCGGCGTCATGCTGATCCTCCTCGTCCACTGCCTGCGCGACCTCCCCCTGACCGAACCGCGCGCACTGGCCCCCGCGGCGGCCCTCACCGTCACGGCCGCACTGCACCTCTGGCGCCGCAACGCCCTGCTGAGCATCCTCGCCGGGACCGCCACCCACGTCGCCCTGATGAGCACGGTATTCGCGCACTGAGCCCGGTACGGCTGTCACAGATCAGCACGCCGCCTTGTCCCCTGCACAGGGAGCCCGCACGCACGCGGGACGAGAACGCGGAAGGTGAAGTCCTCATCATGAGCGCCGAGTCGACACCCCAGGAGCCCGATACCGTCCACCGACCCCGGCGCGAACCCCGCCCCCGGCGCCGCAGGACGCTCGGCCTCGTCGGTGTCGCCCTGCTGGTCGTGGCCGTCCATCTCGGCGCGGGCGGACTCCTGTTGGCGTCGCCAGGTCCATGGAGGCACTGGGCCGCAGGAATCCTCCTGGTGGTGGCGGCGACCCACGCCGCCGGTGTCGTCCACCGCCGCACCGCCCACCGCAGGGCGACGACGAAACCCGTCGACCGTAGGGCCGTCGACGAGACGTAGACCACCCGCCTTGAATACGCATCTCCGATGCAACATTGATAGTCTGCCCGCGTGAGGCTGACCAGATACACGGATCTCGCGCTCCGGGCAGTGATGCGTCTGGCCGTCGTGGACGGCGAGGAGTTGCTGACGACGCGGCAGATCGCCGACTCGATGAACGTCCCCTACACGCACATGGCGAAGGCCATCGCGCAGTTGCAGCACCTCGGGGTGATCGAGGCGCGGCGGGGGCGCGGCGGCGGGCTGACGCTCACCGGCGCGGGCCGGAGCACGCCGGTGGGGGATCTGGTCAGGACGCTGGAAGGGGACCGGGAGGCCGTGGTGTGCGAGGGTGACGCCCCGTGCCCCCTCTCGGGCGCCTGCCGGCTGCGGCGGGCCCTGCGGGAGGCGCAGGAGGCGTTCCACTCCTCGCTGAACGGGGTGACGGTCGCCGATCTGGTGAAGTCCCCGACGGGCCCCGTCCTGCTGGCGCTGGGCGCTCCCCCGGGCTGACCGCCCGGGCCTTTCCGTGGCACCCCTGACACCGCCCCCGCACGGCCGGGACCGTCACAGCCATGACCAAAAATACGCATCTCACATACCAATTCAATCGAACTCGATCCAGGAGTGTGTCCCATGCTGTCTGCGCAGTCGGCCCCCGTCGTACGAGCGACGCTTCCCGTGGTGGGAGCCTCACTGACCACGATCACGGAGGTGTTCTACCGGCGGCTGTTCGAGGAGCGCCCGGAGCTGCTGCGTGATCTGTTCAACCGGACCAACCAGGCCACCGGCGCGCAGCGCGAGGCACTGGCCGGCTCGGTGGCCGCCTTCGCCACCCTGCTGGTCGAACGGCCCGGCATACGCCCCGACGCCGTCCTCGCGCGGATCGCCCACAAGCACGTCTCGCTCGGCATCACCGCCGACCAGTACCCCCTGGTCGGACGGCACCTGCTCGGCGCGGTCGCCGAGGTGCTCGGTGACGCCGTGACACCCGAGGTCGGGGCCGCCTGGGACGAGGTGTACTGGCTGATGGCCAACGCCCTGATCGCCATCGAGTCCCGGCTGTACGCCGAGGCCGGCATCGGGGACGGGGACGTGTGGCGGCGTATGGAGATCGCCGAACGCCGTCAGGAGTCGGCCGACGCCGTGTCCCTGGTCCTGCGCCGCACCGACGGCCACCCCACCGCCGCCTTCCGGCCCGGGCAGTACGTCGGTGTCCGCGTCGAACTGCCGGACGGCGCGCACCAGATCCGCCAGTACAGCCTGTCCACCGCGCCCGACCACA encodes the following:
- a CDS encoding VOC family protein, encoding MKIHLTSVFVDDQAKAEHFYTEILGFVKKHDVPLGEKDRWLTVVSPDEPDGTELLLEPAGHPAARTYRDALVEDGIPLAQFAVDDVRAEYTRLHGLGVRFTQDPVEMGPVTTAVFDDTCGNLIQIATQPR
- a CDS encoding ArsR/SmtB family transcription factor, coding for MADDDLFKALADPTRRTILDELTEKSGQTLFEICSRLSMRHGLGISRQAVSQHLAVLESAGLVRTRREGRYKFHDLDTTPLRRIAERWHVPGASGPKENTP
- a CDS encoding amidohydrolase family protein; the encoded protein is MTDVYTGTEAGEIRRFWESLGLPGLVDVHTHFMPERVLHKVWEYFDGLGPLTGGMEWPITYREEEGRRAALLREFGVRAFTAMLYPHKPGMARWLNGWAVDFARRTPDCLHTATLFPEPDAETYVREAIEAGARVFKAHVQVGAYDPADELLDRAWGAIAEAGVPVVIHCGSGPAPGKHTGPEPIARVLARHPRLRLIFAHMGMPEYEEFLGLAERYREVRLDTTMAFTDFTERLAPFPRRALPRLTALGDRVLLGSDFPNIPYPYLHQLRALERLDLGEEWLRAVCHDNGAELFGL
- a CDS encoding SRPBCC family protein yields the protein MAVRHRLIKASPRTVWAVLADGTRYAEWVVGTSASEPVRGQWPRLDSAIGYEIRLGPLRLTNETVVRHVEEGRELGLEARAGALGTARISIELRPWGPYCLVIADEHPLQGVGGALHNVGVEALIQLRHCAMLARLAHLCEERPEAPAEPETGSEAGRPPRARRRGATARGSGGHA
- a CDS encoding nucleoside deaminase, giving the protein MDAGRRRFLGGWGAVAAGVAAPLALPLETATAFRGSTPHERFMWLAVEEARKNPEWPFGAVIVDSRTGAVLGSGVNSGADSPLLHGEVVAMNDYVRRQGNQGWAGTTLYTTGEPCSMCMSALAWADVRRVVWASSIDEIRRTDIIQIALSAREVAAAARSFYTPDLLLGGVLADHTNQLFREARRLREGRTLPDALRRP
- a CDS encoding Lrp/AsnC family transcriptional regulator, yielding MSNEMHMDPIDHDILFHLLQDGRLTNVELAKRVGLTPPPCLRRVKRLEEAGVIAGYRAVVDPAAVGRGLEVLVDIEVSATDRATVQTFEETVASYDEVIEFRRLFGRPDYFLRVAVADHAAYEAFLTDRLTGLPGVLRTESHLTMKKIKAV
- a CDS encoding AzlC family ABC transporter permease, translating into MGIPTVVTEAPARPTRSAAFKDSAAVGLGLVPLGLAFGLLVTQSGLDWWWATAFTTLIYAGSFEFLLIGLVVSVAPLATVAVTAFLVNIRHVFYALSFPLDQVKGRPGRAYSTFALTDEAYALATGERARHWPGRRIVWLQVFLHVYWAGGATAGALLGMVLPGSVTGLDFALTALFAVLALDALRDRRGDVPTPVLALLAAVVARLVFPGQLLLAAFALFTAGLLARRFATGREPRHA
- a CDS encoding branched-chain amino acid transporter permease yields the protein MPDTPYLIAAVTVSAVVTWGLRALPFAALAPLRSSGTVQYLSTRMPAGVMLILLVHCLRDLPLTEPRALAPAAALTVTAALHLWRRNALLSILAGTATHVALMSTVFAH
- a CDS encoding RrF2 family transcriptional regulator, which gives rise to MRLTRYTDLALRAVMRLAVVDGEELLTTRQIADSMNVPYTHMAKAIAQLQHLGVIEARRGRGGGLTLTGAGRSTPVGDLVRTLEGDREAVVCEGDAPCPLSGACRLRRALREAQEAFHSSLNGVTVADLVKSPTGPVLLALGAPPG
- a CDS encoding globin domain-containing protein — its product is MLSAQSAPVVRATLPVVGASLTTITEVFYRRLFEERPELLRDLFNRTNQATGAQREALAGSVAAFATLLVERPGIRPDAVLARIAHKHVSLGITADQYPLVGRHLLGAVAEVLGDAVTPEVGAAWDEVYWLMANALIAIESRLYAEAGIGDGDVWRRMEIAERRQESADAVSLVLRRTDGHPTAAFRPGQYVGVRVELPDGAHQIRQYSLSTAPDHKTWRITVKREKAADGTVPDGEVSSWLHAHAEEGDLLDVSLPSGDLALPEGDTPLLLASAGIGITPMLSMLDHLALTSSSRPVTVLHADRSPLDHVHRDEQAELVDRLTGADLHLWYENDAHRSPAAQVFAGRATLDHLTPAADTTAYLCGPLPFMRLVRGELLAKGLHPSAIHYEVFGPDLWLTE